The window CTGCACCGCCTCCTGCTCGGAGCTCGACGGGGCGCCGTCCGACGAGGCGTCCCGGGGAGCCGCCGCCCCGCCCGCCTCCCGCGCGCCGAAGAGCAGTCCGACCAGCCCGGCGCGGAGGAAGCCGCCGCTCCTCCCGCCTCCCACGATCGGCCCGATGGCCATGGACATCCGCGTTCTGCTTTCCCCCAGGGACGGTTTCCGGCGTGGACCGGACCGTCATGACACATGATCAAGATCGTGATCGGCGGGAATCCTGCCATCACCTCGACCGCCGGCAGAACCCGCCCCCCACTGGTGATGGACGTGCGAGGAGGGCGGAGGTTGCAGGTGACTTCGCAGAAGTTTTCGATCTGGCCGGAACGGCTACACTCACCCGCATCCCGCCACCGCCGCCCAGTCCGAGGGGACCTCATGGCCGACCAGCAGACCACCGGCCCGGTGGCCGTCGCGATCGGACGGCGGCCGGAGCCGGTGCACGATGTCGCGGTGTACGCCTTCGACGGCATGACGCCGTTCGAACTCGGGGTGGTGGTCGAGGTGTTCGGGCTGGCGCGGCCCGAGCTCAGCGGCCTGCTGGCCGCCCCCTGGTACGGGCTCAAGGTCTGCGCCGACCGGCCGGACACCGCGCTGCGGTCGGTCGGCGGCTTCTCGCTGACGGCGCACCACGGCCTGGACGACCTCGCCGCCGCCGACACCGTGGTGGTCCCCGGGGTCCCGAACGCCTTCAGCGGCGAGGTCTCCCCCGGGCTGGTCGCCGCGCTGCGCACGGCGCACGAGCGCGGTGCGCGGATCGTCTCGATCTGCTCCGGCGCCTTCGCACTGGCCGCCGCCGGTCTGCTGGACGGCCGCGAGGCCACCACCCACTGGCGGTACGCCGAACTGCTCCAGCGCCGCCACCCGTCGGTCCGGGTCAATCCGGACGTGCTGTACGTGGACAGCGGCTCCGTCCTGACCAGCGCGGGCAGCGCCGCCGGGATCGACCTCTGCCTCCACCTGGTCCGCCGGGACCACGGTGCCAAGGTGGCCAACAGCGTGGCCCGCCGCTTCGTGGTGCCGCCGCACCGGGACGGCGGGCAGGCCCAGTTCATCGAGGCGGCGGTCCGGCCGGTCGACGAGGAGGACGACGGGATCGCCCGTTCCATGCAGTGGGCGCTGGACCACCTGTCCGCCCCGCTGACGATCTCCCTGCTGGCCCGGGCCGCCCGGATGTCCGACCGCTCGTACCTGCGGCACTTCACCGCCCGCAACGGCACCAGCCCGATGCGCTGGGTGATCAGCCAGCGCGTCGCGGCCAGCCTGCCGCTGCTCGAATCGCCGGACGGGTCGGTGGAGGAGATCGCCACCGCCGTCGGCTTCGAGAGTGCCGCGACCTTCCGGCACCACTTCGGCCGGGTGATGCGCACCTCCCCGACCGCCTACCGGCGCGGTTTCGGACGCGGCGTGGCCTGAAGCCGGGCGTGGCCCGGGCCAGGACACGGCCCGGGCCTGCGCGTGGCCCGGGCCGGCGGCCCTACGCCTGCTCTCCGGTGCGGAAGGCCGCGTTGGCGAGCATCGCGTCGTGCAGCCACTGGGCGAGGCCCGGGGCGAGCTCCTCGTAGGTGGCGGTGAACCGCGGGTCCGCGACGTACATCCCGGCGATACCCCGGTGGATCTCGAAGGTGCAGTCGTAGAAGTTGTCGCAGATGTGCTGCCGGTGGACCTCGGCGAGGTCCATGGCCGGACCGCCGTCGGCCGGTTCGCCGGCGGTGAAGGCCGCCACCAGACGGGCGTTGAGCGCGTCCGTCTCGGCCTTGATCCGCTGCCAGTCGCCCTTGTCGTAACCACCGGTGCGGCGCTGGGACTGCGCCCAGGCGTCGGTGTCGCCCCAGCGCTGCTCGGCCTCGGCCTCCCACTCCTCCCGGTAGGACTCGCCGAAGACCTCGAACTTCTCCTCCGGGGTCAGCTGGATTCCCATCTTCTGTG of the Kitasatospora sp. NBC_01246 genome contains:
- a CDS encoding MerR family transcriptional regulator, coding for MSGGYSVGAVAEIAKVTVRTLHHYDEIGLLAPQGRTPAGYRRYQDTDLDRLQQILFYRELGFPLEEIAAILDDRSVSPSEHLRRQHRLLTDRISHLQDLAAAVEHAMEAQKMGIQLTPEEKFEVFGESYREEWEAEAEQRWGDTDAWAQSQRRTGGYDKGDWQRIKAETDALNARLVAAFTAGEPADGGPAMDLAEVHRQHICDNFYDCTFEIHRGIAGMYVADPRFTATYEELAPGLAQWLHDAMLANAAFRTGEQA
- a CDS encoding helix-turn-helix domain-containing protein, which gives rise to MADQQTTGPVAVAIGRRPEPVHDVAVYAFDGMTPFELGVVVEVFGLARPELSGLLAAPWYGLKVCADRPDTALRSVGGFSLTAHHGLDDLAAADTVVVPGVPNAFSGEVSPGLVAALRTAHERGARIVSICSGAFALAAAGLLDGREATTHWRYAELLQRRHPSVRVNPDVLYVDSGSVLTSAGSAAGIDLCLHLVRRDHGAKVANSVARRFVVPPHRDGGQAQFIEAAVRPVDEEDDGIARSMQWALDHLSAPLTISLLARAARMSDRSYLRHFTARNGTSPMRWVISQRVAASLPLLESPDGSVEEIATAVGFESAATFRHHFGRVMRTSPTAYRRGFGRGVA